One Burkholderia vietnamiensis LMG 10929 genomic window, CCGACGGCCATGCCGCTTTCGAGCAGCGCGAACGTGTGGTCCTGATCCTCGACGATCAGCTCGAACAGGATGCGCTCGCCGGCCAGCACCGACGTCAGCGCGGGCAGGAACCACGTGCCGAGGCTGTCGGAGTTCAGCGCGATCGTGACCGAGATCGGCGATGCACGCTCGGCCGCGAGCGTGCTTTGCAGGTCGGCTTGCAGCAGCGCCACGCGGCGCAGATGCTGCAGCACGCGCTGGCCCGCGATCGTCGGTCGGCATGGCCGCGTGCGCAGCACGAGCGGCGTGCCGAGGCTCGCCTCGAGCGCGCGCACGCGCTGCGTGACGGCCGATGCGGTCACGTGCAGCCGGACGGCGGCCTGCTCGAAGCTGCCGGTGTCGGCGACGGCGAGCAGCGCGGCGGCCTGCTTGGGGTCGATCGTCAGAGACATGCGACGCAACTCCGGTGACGTGAGATGAGGCCCGCCAGTGTAAGGCCGCATGCGACTGCCCGCAGCGTCACGCGTCTCCCGTACGAAGCCGCCAATGGCCGCCGCGTTTTGCACTACGCTTGTGGGTACACGTGCGCATATCGCCCCGCATCGGCGGCATCCATGCCGCCTTCCGCGCGACCGCCACACTCCGCCGACGGAGCAACATCGCCATGATCTTCCGCCAACTGTTCGACCCGCAATCGTCGACCTACACCTATCTGCTCGCCGACCCGGCATCGCGCGAAGCGCTGCTGATCGATCCCGTGTTCGAACAGGTGCGTCGCGACGCGGCGCTCGTCGACGAGCTCGGGCTGCGGCTCGTCGCGACGATCGATACGCACGTGCACGCCGATCACGTGACGGGCGCGTGGCTGCTCAAGCAGCGCGCCGGCAGCACGATCGCGATCTCGGCCGCGAGCGGCGCGCAAGGCGCCGACCGCTATCTGAACGACGGCGAGCGCTGCCGGTTCGGCGGCCGCTACCTGACCGTGCGAGCGACGCCCGGCCATACGAGCGGCTGCATCAGCCTCGTGCTCGACGACGAATCGATGGCCTTCACCGGCGATTGCCTGCTGATTCGCGGCACCGGCCGCACCGATTTCCAGCAGGGCGACCCGCGTGCGCTGTATCGCGCGGTGCACGGCCGGCTGTTCACGCTGCCGGCCGCGTGCCTGCTGTATCCGGCGCACGACTACCGCGGGCTGACGGTGACGAGCGTCGGCGAGGAGCGGCGCTTCAACCCGCGCCTCGGCGGCGATCTCAGCGAAGACGATTTCGCCGGCTACATGCGCAACCTCGGGCTCGCGCATCCGCGGCAGATCGACGTCGCGGTGCCCGCGAACCTGCAGTGCGGCGTCGCCGCGAACGCGCCCGATGCGCAGGCCGCGCCGGATTGGGCGCCGCTCGTCTACACGTTCGCCGGGTTCTGGGAAATCGATCCGCAGTGGCTCGAAGATCATCTGCGCACGGTGCAGGTCGTCGACGTGCGCGAACCGGACGAATTCACCGGCCCGCTCGGCCATCTGCCCGGCGCGACGCCGATTCCGCTCGGCGAACTCGCCGCGCGCACCGGCGAGCTCGAGCACACGCGGCCGATCGTGACCGTGTGCCGCGCGGGCGGCCGCTCCGCGCAGGCGACCGTGATCCTGCGAAAGGCCGGCTTCGACGCGGTGGCGAACCTCGGCGGCGGGATGCTGCGCTGGCGCAGCGAAGGGCGCATCGTGGCGGACGGGCGAGCGTAAGAACATCACGAGCGGATGTCGAATTGGCTGGACGCGCACGCGGTTGCTTGCGCGTCCGTCGTTTGCATGCGCGGTTGATGAAGCGCGATCGTATCGTGCGTCCTTTCCGCTCGGCGCGTCCGATCGCGACTGACGCACGTGGACGCAGCCTTACTCACGCCGGCACCGGTTCGGCATCGGCATCGGCTCGGCATCGGCACCCGCATCGCATCCACCTCCATGCGAGCTGCGCGATGCGATCGCCCGCGGCCCACAGCGTATGCGCGCGCGTCGCGACGACCGCACCGAACGCATCCGCCGACCACGCCGTTACAACGTCGTATGCGTGACCGACTGCGCGAGCGTGAGCAGTTCGTCGAACTGCGTGATCAGCTCGAAGCACAGCAGGAACGCGAGCGTATAGGCCGGCGCGGGAAAGCGCCGGATCGCGGCGAGCGCGTGCGGCGCGAAGCGCGAGCGGACCGCATCGCGCGTGAGCAGCCACGCGATCGCGATGCCGATCGCGGCGCCGGCGATCAGGTCGGTCGGATAGTGATAGCCGAGATACGCGCGCGGCACGCAGATGAACACGACCGCATACAGCAGCGCGAACACGCCGGCGCGCCGCGCGATGATGAAGATGCCCGTCGCGATCGCCATCCACAGCATCGCGTGGTCGCTCGGGAACGAGCTCCACGCTTGCAGCGTGGCCGCGCGCAGCGTGTCGGACGGGAAGTGCAGATGCAGCTCGGGGTTGTAGATCGGCCGCACGCGGAACGGCAGCGTTTTCGCGAGCAGCCGCCCGACCGCGAGCGCGACGAGCCCGCTCGCCACCGTCGCGACGACCAGCTCGCGTTGCCGTTCGCGCTGCGGCCCCGGCTGAAACCATAGCCAGCACAGCACGGGGATCAGGACGAAGCCCTTGAACGTATAGAGGCCGGCGATCACGCGGATCGCGTGATTCATCAGCGGCCCGAACGTGATGTGCGTGAGGAAGACCTGGATCGTGGTGTCGAAATCATTCATGTCATGCGGCCCGACGGCACGGCAACCCATCGGCTGCGACCGGCGGAATCAGAAAGCGCGCTCGCAACGGAGCACGACGGGGGGCAAGTATGTCATCGGTAATGTTGAAGAAAATGGGAAAAAATACCGGGAATTCCCGGAGAAAATGCGGTTTTTCGATGGGGCCGGATTGCTCGACGCCGTGCGGCGCGGCTCCGCGAAATCGTCATACGGTTGCAGGAGCAACCATCGGGGCGTGCGGAAAAATAATTGGCCGGACTGCCGAGCGGGCGACGTGCCGTCGACCTTGCACCGGATGAGCGGACCGGGGGCGCCGGCCGCGCCCGGCTGTCGCGCGGCGGCGCCCCGTGCGACCCGCGAAAGAAAATAAAAAAAGCGGGCAGGCCGTCGAGCCTGCCCGCTTCATATCCGCGCTGGGCGGAAGAATTACCGGCGCCACATCCGCACGGCGAGCGCCGCGACCGACGTCGCGACGGCCAGCACGATCACCGCATTCCAGCCGAACTGTGCGAGCAACGCGCTGCCCGCCGCGGCGCCGGCCGCCATCCCGATGAACATGCCGACGAACAGCACGGCGTTCAGGCGGCTGCGCGACGCGGGATCGATCCGGTAGACGATCGCCTGATGCGCGATCAGCGTGGCCTGCACGCCGAGGTCGAAGCCGATCGTCGCCGCGGCGAGCAGCGCGAGCTGTGCATGCGGCGTCATCAGCGGCGCGGCGCCCATCGCGGCGAACGACACCGTCGCGATCGCGATGCCGATCCGCGTGACGCGCTCGGGGCCATGATGATCGGCCAGGCGTCCGGCGATCGGCGCGGCCAGTGCGCCCGCCGCGCCGGCGAGGCCGAATGCGCCGGCGGCCGCGCTGCCGAGATGGAACGGCGCGCCGTGCAGCATCACCGCGAGCGTCGACCAGAACGCGCTGAAGCCGACGGCCAGCAGCCCTTGCGCGAGCGCCGCACGGCGCAGCGCGGGATGACGGCGCCACAGTTCGCCGAGCGACGCGATCAGCGCGCGGTAGGACAGCTGCGTGGCCGGCTCGAAGCGCGGCAGCCCGCGTGCGGCGATCACGCCGATCGCGGCGACGCTCGCGGCCGCGAGCGCGAACATCGCGCGCCAGCCGATCGTTTCGGCGACGAAGCCGGCGACGACGCGCGACAGCAGGATGCCGAGCAGCAGCCCCGTCATCACCGTGCCGACGATGCGGCCGCGATGGGCGTCGTGCGCGAGCGTCGCGGCGGCCGGCACGACGTCCTGCGCCATCGTCGCGGTCAGGCCGATCGCGAAGCTGGCGGCCAGCAGCAGCCCGAGCGACGGCGCGAACGCGGCGAGCAACAGGGCGACGACCAGCGCGGCGGCCTTCGACACGATCACGCGGCGTCGGTCGAAGCGGTCGCCGAGCGGCGCGAGCAGCAGGATGCCGAGCGCATAGCCAAGCTGCGTCAGCGTCGGCACGAAGCCGATCGCGCGGGCCGATGCGCCGACGTCGGCGCCGAGCGCGGCGAGCATCGGCTGAGCGTAATAGAGCGGCGCAACGCCGAGGCCGGCCGCCGCGGCTAGCAGCATCACGAGACGGCGGTCGGGCAGAGACGCAGCGGCCGCATGGGCCGGCGCGTGAGCCGCGCGGGGCGCGGCGGCGAGATGGGTGGGGGTGGACATCGCGTGCATCCTGGTTCGGGTAACGGATGGAACGCAGTGTGCCGATCGCCGCCAGGCGTGGGTAGTACCGCGCGGCGCACATTTGTTATACGCTTCGCGAATGACAGACGAAATCTCCGATTCGCCCGCTGCTGGCCGGTCTCCGCGCCTCGAGACGGTTCCGGTCGACGGCGCAGGCTACCGTTTCGAGCTGATGGAAACATTCGTGCGCATAGTCGAAGCCGGCAGCCTGTCGGCGGCCGCCGCGCAGTTGCACACGACGCAGCCGACCGTCAGCCGGCGGCTGCAGGCGCTCGAGCGCTCGCTCGGCATGCGGCTGCTGCAGCGCACGACGCATGCGATGCGGCTGAC contains:
- a CDS encoding MBL fold metallo-hydrolase, with amino-acid sequence MIFRQLFDPQSSTYTYLLADPASREALLIDPVFEQVRRDAALVDELGLRLVATIDTHVHADHVTGAWLLKQRAGSTIAISAASGAQGADRYLNDGERCRFGGRYLTVRATPGHTSGCISLVLDDESMAFTGDCLLIRGTGRTDFQQGDPRALYRAVHGRLFTLPAACLLYPAHDYRGLTVTSVGEERRFNPRLGGDLSEDDFAGYMRNLGLAHPRQIDVAVPANLQCGVAANAPDAQAAPDWAPLVYTFAGFWEIDPQWLEDHLRTVQVVDVREPDEFTGPLGHLPGATPIPLGELAARTGELEHTRPIVTVCRAGGRSAQATVILRKAGFDAVANLGGGMLRWRSEGRIVADGRA
- a CDS encoding phosphatase PAP2 family protein — encoded protein: MNDFDTTIQVFLTHITFGPLMNHAIRVIAGLYTFKGFVLIPVLCWLWFQPGPQRERQRELVVATVASGLVALAVGRLLAKTLPFRVRPIYNPELHLHFPSDTLRAATLQAWSSFPSDHAMLWMAIATGIFIIARRAGVFALLYAVVFICVPRAYLGYHYPTDLIAGAAIGIAIAWLLTRDAVRSRFAPHALAAIRRFPAPAYTLAFLLCFELITQFDELLTLAQSVTHTTL
- a CDS encoding MFS transporter — encoded protein: MSTPTHLAAAPRAAHAPAHAAAASLPDRRLVMLLAAAAGLGVAPLYYAQPMLAALGADVGASARAIGFVPTLTQLGYALGILLLAPLGDRFDRRRVIVSKAAALVVALLLAAFAPSLGLLLAASFAIGLTATMAQDVVPAAATLAHDAHRGRIVGTVMTGLLLGILLSRVVAGFVAETIGWRAMFALAAASVAAIGVIAARGLPRFEPATQLSYRALIASLGELWRRHPALRRAALAQGLLAVGFSAFWSTLAVMLHGAPFHLGSAAAGAFGLAGAAGALAAPIAGRLADHHGPERVTRIGIAIATVSFAAMGAAPLMTPHAQLALLAAATIGFDLGVQATLIAHQAIVYRIDPASRSRLNAVLFVGMFIGMAAGAAAGSALLAQFGWNAVIVLAVATSVAALAVRMWRR